AGGGCTTCGATCAATCCCCTGGTGAGGCCGTCCGGGCGGCCGGAGCGGTAGGCGGCCGCGCGGTGGTGGGCGGCCGGGGATCGGCACCAGTCCCACCACTCCGGCAGCTCGTCGAGCCGGTCGGCGTCCAGGACGGCGGGCCAGTCCAGGGCCCGGGCCTGGGCGGTGACCTTCGCGCCGCCGTCGACCGGGTCGACCGCCAGCACCGGGACGCCGGCCTGCAGGCCGAGCACCAGCCCGTGCAGGCGGGTCGTCACCACCACGTCAAGACGGCTGAGCACCGACCGCAGCTGGCCGGGGGTCGCGAACAGGCGCCAGTCGTGGGCGTCGAGGCGGGTGTCGAGCGGGACCCGGGCCACGTCCAGGCCGTGCAGCCAGCCGGTGAGGGCCGACGCCACCGAGCCGTGCCGGCGCCGGACGCCGTACTCGTGCTGACCGTCGGTGAGGATCACACCGACCACCGGTACGGCGTCCGGCTCCGGGGCTGCGAGGGCCAGATCCGGTTGCGGGTCCGATCCGGCGCCGTCGCGGGGCAGGACCACGTCGAAGCCGGTCACCGCCGGGTCGGTCGCGTCGAGCACCGAGACGCCGACCGCGATCCTCCGGCAGCGCGTGAACCGGGCGTGCAGGTCGAGCAGCGGGCTCGGGATGCCCGACCCCGGTGCGTTGCTGTGCAGCGGCCCGCACGCGAAAACGACCGTGTGGTACTCGTCCGGGTCGGCGTCCTCCAGGTGCAGACCGTCAGCCCGGAACCCCGGCGACCAGGCCACGTCGTACGGGATCCCGGCCGCGTCCAGCGTCGCGGTGACCGCGTCGCCGGCCAGCACGTCCCCGGCCGTCGCCTCGCCGTGCAGGAAGCTGTACCACCCGGTGACCAGTACCCGGTCAGCCCACATAGGACCGCGCTCCGGACTCGCGCTGCGGGGCCTCCAGGGCCCGCAGACCGCGTTCGACCCACGGCGGCGCCGGGCGCCGCTCGCGCAGCACCCACGGCAGGCCGGCCGCCGCGTCGGCGAACGCCAGCAGCGAGGTCCGGTCGCGGGGGACGGTCGAGGCCAGGAACGCGCTCCGGCGCACCGCCCGCCCGAGCGGACGCCGCAGCCAGGTGAACCAGAGCGTGTTCCGGATCCCGTGCCGGCGGCGCAGCGTCGCGTCCCGCGCGGGCGACGGACGGTGGTGCACGGTCAGCTCGGACGCGTAGACCAGCCACCACCCGGCCGCCACCAGGTCGACGGCCAGCAGCTCCTCCTCGCCCCCGAGCCAGAGCCGGGGCGAGAACCCGCCGGCGTCCCGGAACGGCTCCAGCCGCATCACGGTGGCCCCGGCCAGGAACGATCCGAGCGCCGGGCCGGGCAGCCACGGCGGCCGCGGCACCGGCGAATCGCGCAGCTCGGGCACGATCGGGTCCTCGAACACGGCGCCGTCGGCGTGCACCAGGATCCGCGCGGTCACGGCCGCGACCAGCGGATGCGCGTCCAGCAGGTCGGCCGCCCGAGCCAGCGACGACGGCTCCCACCAGGTGTCGTCGTCGCAGAACGCCAGGTACGGCGTCGCCGCCTCGCGGGCGGCCAGGTTCCGACCCGTCGCCCCGAGATTCCGCCCGGGCTCGAGCAGCCGCACGTCGGGAAAGGACGACGCGACGGCCGCCGCGGTTCCGTCGGTGGACGCGTTGTCGACCACGATCACCGGCGGCCGCTCCGGAAGCGCGGCCAGCCGGTCGAGCGTGTGCAGCAGCTCGTCGCGCCGGTTGTGCGTGATGACGGCGACCGTCACCCGTCCGTCGTTCATGAAATCCTTTCGAGGTCCTTCTCGACGCGGCCCGGCAGGCGCCTCCGGTGGCGCATCGCGTCGGGAAACTTGGAGAGCGCGGCGACGAGCGCCCGGCGGGCGATCGCGTCGTCACGGGCGGAGCGGGCCAGCGCAGCGGTGTCGGCCGCGATCACCGGCCAGGGCCGGCGCAGCCAGGTCGTGAGCAGCGCGTTGCGGCGCAGCTGGGCGACCCGGCCGGGCCGTCCGCCGTCGGCCGGATGGTGGTGCGCGACCACCTCCGGACAGTAGGCGACGCCCCACCCGGCGGTGGCCAGGTCGATCGCCAGCAGCGTCTCTTCGGAGCCGAAGTGCAGCACCGGGGAGAACCCGCCGGCCTCCAGGAACGCCGACCGGCGCACGATGCTCGCGCAGGCCAGGAACCCGAGCACCGACGGCCCGGGGAGGTCGGCGGCGGTGCCGAGCGGGGAGTCCGCCAGCACGGCGTTCAGCGGGTCCTCGGTCTCGTCCGGGCCGACCAGGGTCCGAGCCGCGACCAGCCCGAGCCGCGGGTGCTCGCGGAGCAGCCGCTCGCCGGTGCGGATCGCCCCCGGGGCCCACCAGGAGTCGTCGTCGCTGAACGCCACGAACTCGGTGTCGAGGGCCCGCGCGCCGATCGTCCGGGCGGCCGCGCCGTGGTTGCGCGCCGATCGGATCACCCGCACGTCCGGGTGGCGGGCCGCGACCGCGTCCGCGGTCCCGTCCCGCGACCCGTTGTCCACGACCACGACCGGTGGCTGCTCCGGCAGCGCGACCAGCTGCTCCAGGGTGGCGAGGGTCCGCTCCCGCCGGTCGCGGGTGATCATGACGATCCCGGTTCCGGTCATCGGACGGCTCCGGCCAGTACCCCGAGGTTCTCGAGCTCGGTCAGCACGTCCTCCTTCTGGACGCGGAGCAGCCGCGCGTCGGGGGCGGCTCCGTGGGCGTCGCCGGGACGCAGGTCGGACGGGTCGTCGGGGCGCCACAGGATCCGGTGCCGGACGTCGGGCGGAGGACCCCAGAGCGCGGGGGAGACCGGGCCGAACAGCACGACCGAGGGCGTGCCCAGCGCGGTCGCGAGGTGAGCGATCCCGGTGTCCCCGACGACGACGGCCCGGGCCGCGCCGATCAGCCGGACGAGATCGGAGAACCCCAGGTCACCGGTACCACCCAGGACCGCGTCCGCGGGGAGGCCGGCGTCGGCCGCGACGGACTCGGCCAGGGCGCGCTCGCCCCGGCCGGCGGTGATCACGACCGGGACGTGCGCCCGCGCGAGCTCGCGGGCCACGGCGGCGAACCGGTCGGGCGGCCAGCGGCGGGACCCGGCGTCGGCGCCCGGATGGAGCACGACCGGGCCGTTCCCGGCTGGTTCGCCGATCCGCAGGTCGAGCGGGTCGCACTCGACCCCGTACCACTCCAGCATCCGGCACCAGCGCACGCGCTCGTGCTCGTCCTCGCGCCACATCGGCCCGTCGAACCCGGGCAGCGCCCAGCCCAGCACCGCGCCCGGCGAGAGCGCCCGCAGCACCTGCCTGCTCGGCAGCCCGTTGCCGTGCAGATCCACCGCGACGTCCGGCGCCGGCCCGTCCCAGGGCAGCACCGGCGGCACCGACCGGCCCGGCGCGGTCGTCGGCAGCACCCGGTCGACCGCACCGGAGGCCAGCGCGACCGCCGCGAAGCGGTCCGGCGCGGCCAGCACGATCTCGGCGTCGGGCAGCGCTCGGCGCAGGCCCCGCAGGGCCGGCACCGCGGTGAGCAGGTCGCCCAGTCCGAGCGCCCGCAGCACCAGTACCCTGGCCGTCATCCCCGGGCCCGTTCCAGCAGCCCGGTCGTCGACCGTCCGTCCAGATAGGGCAGCACGACGGCCTCGCCGCCCCAGGACCGCACGGCCGCGGCCTCGGGCAGCGCGTCCACCGTGTAGTCGCCGCCCTTGACCCAGCGGTCCGGGCGCAGCTCGTTCAGCACCTGCTCGGGGGTGTCCTCGTCGAACACGACGACCGCGTCGACGGCGGCCAGCCCGGAGAGGACGGCGGCCCGGTCGGCGGCGGTGTTCAGCGGCCGCCCGGCGCCCTTCAG
This genomic window from Cryptosporangium phraense contains:
- a CDS encoding glycosyltransferase family 9 protein codes for the protein MTARVLVLRALGLGDLLTAVPALRGLRRALPDAEIVLAAPDRFAAVALASGAVDRVLPTTAPGRSVPPVLPWDGPAPDVAVDLHGNGLPSRQVLRALSPGAVLGWALPGFDGPMWREDEHERVRWCRMLEWYGVECDPLDLRIGEPAGNGPVVLHPGADAGSRRWPPDRFAAVARELARAHVPVVITAGRGERALAESVAADAGLPADAVLGGTGDLGFSDLVRLIGAARAVVVGDTGIAHLATALGTPSVVLFGPVSPALWGPPPDVRHRILWRPDDPSDLRPGDAHGAAPDARLLRVQKEDVLTELENLGVLAGAVR
- a CDS encoding glycosyltransferase family 2 protein, translated to MTGTGIVMITRDRRERTLATLEQLVALPEQPPVVVVDNGSRDGTADAVAARHPDVRVIRSARNHGAAARTIGARALDTEFVAFSDDDSWWAPGAIRTGERLLREHPRLGLVAARTLVGPDETEDPLNAVLADSPLGTAADLPGPSVLGFLACASIVRRSAFLEAGGFSPVLHFGSEETLLAIDLATAGWGVAYCPEVVAHHHPADGGRPGRVAQLRRNALLTTWLRRPWPVIAADTAALARSARDDAIARRALVAALSKFPDAMRHRRRLPGRVEKDLERIS
- a CDS encoding polysaccharide pyruvyl transferase family protein, giving the protein MWADRVLVTGWYSFLHGEATAGDVLAGDAVTATLDAAGIPYDVAWSPGFRADGLHLEDADPDEYHTVVFACGPLHSNAPGSGIPSPLLDLHARFTRCRRIAVGVSVLDATDPAVTGFDVVLPRDGAGSDPQPDLALAAPEPDAVPVVGVILTDGQHEYGVRRRHGSVASALTGWLHGLDVARVPLDTRLDAHDWRLFATPGQLRSVLSRLDVVVTTRLHGLVLGLQAGVPVLAVDPVDGGAKVTAQARALDWPAVLDADRLDELPEWWDWCRSPAAHHRAAAYRSGRPDGLTRGLIEALGVLPQV
- a CDS encoding glycosyltransferase family 2 protein, with translation MNDGRVTVAVITHNRRDELLHTLDRLAALPERPPVIVVDNASTDGTAAAVASSFPDVRLLEPGRNLGATGRNLAAREAATPYLAFCDDDTWWEPSSLARAADLLDAHPLVAAVTARILVHADGAVFEDPIVPELRDSPVPRPPWLPGPALGSFLAGATVMRLEPFRDAGGFSPRLWLGGEEELLAVDLVAAGWWLVYASELTVHHRPSPARDATLRRRHGIRNTLWFTWLRRPLGRAVRRSAFLASTVPRDRTSLLAFADAAAGLPWVLRERRPAPPWVERGLRALEAPQRESGARSYVG